ATATCTCGCGAACCGTTGAAGATaccaagatttttttttatgtaaagcTCAGACCCTGAAGGACTGTGACACGACAACGTTGTAGAATATACCGAGTGCTGCAGGGGCCCTCTATAATATGAAAAGTTTACATTGAATGTGTAGGCGCATTGGGGACCGAAACGGGGATAAAATAACGGGGGAACCCCGCTTAAAAACACTGCGACTCGCCAAATGGGGTACATGCACTAAGCACAGGCTCTCATAAATTTGCTTTGCTGACCGAAGTCCGCTTACCCGCGAATCTTCCTCTGTAACACGACGCACGGCTTGTCCTTTCCTGCAGACGCTCCAAATCGTTAGAACTCTTAAAATGCTCACGTAGGTAGTAATCTTGGGAGAACCGAGTGCTCAACGTTTTGAGAATTAGAGCACACGAAAGCAGTAGCGAGCTCAAAAGGGATAAAACAAGAACTCTTTTCTTGGACGCCCGGCGGCTCGCGTCACGCGGCCAtactttttaaacaaaagaaCGACGCAACGTTGCCATTTATGGGTTTCGCACCAGTTCAATCTGGAAAGAACTTTTGTCATATTTTCAAGTGGTCCCGTGTTAATAGTACCTCCTTGGTGCGTCTCGTGGTCGTACCGCTCCAGTCGCTTCTgtatttcttctaaatgatCATTCTTGGGCCTCTTTACGGCAAACTTCGCTCGACACCGCTTCTCTTTGGCGACATTCCGTCGAGTCCCCTTGAAGATCGATGCAAAATGATCTTTCTCCTCCCACATTATATGCTTCTGCACCACGCGCGTCTTCTCCCGTTTTTTCCCCTTGTCCCTTCTTCATCGCGACGCGCTTTCAGGAAGTTAATTGTCCGCTTTCGATCCGTCCCGTCCTCCGGGAATCTTTCGTTctccctgtacatttgaacGATGATGTGCATGGTCTTTTCACCTCGTCAACAGACGGGCAAACCCCTGTTGTTATCACCCCCAAATCGCCATATTTAGCAaataaatgcagttttttgttcgttttattttggcatatttgccgaaggcCGCCGTGGTAGTTGAAAACGACTCGGTCGTTCGAGCAATCGCGAATTTCCGTTTGCCGTCGTATTCAAGACGTCTGGGTCGcggtaaaatttcgaaattttcgatttcaaCGCGGAAAGTTCAGTGGCTTGCCAAGTCAGTGGCGTAGATAACAAATGAGCTTTTATATTATTTGGGAATAAGGCTCCACCAAGGGCGGAATCGAACACTATTATCAGTCAGAACTAAGGAGAACGTTCGTTCTCAGCCAATTTTTTGTGATTTCGGGGCTCCTAATTCAGCCAAGGACATTATCGATCTTGTTAAATATGGTACACGTTAACTAAAGATATCtgtaatatataaaatttgttactcaCCTAAACAAACAGTTTATTTCTTTCACATTTTACTTGGCCTGCGGGGTTCaccaagttttttttacagaatacttttttttcatgtagaaGAGTTCGGATTCTCAGAAGTGGTAAAAATCTACACGCTACCGGCACTAAGAAGaaaatggatattttgaattaactGTTGGCACCCGAAAGCTCGCTATTTGTTCCAGGTCTacagaattgaaaaaattactttgacgccctgtagaGCGAAACAAGCCAATTTATATAGAAGGCAAAAAGGTGGTTTTTACTTTCAAGAATCTCACGTTCGTTTCTACCATTTCttctgggacatcctgtataatcaGCTTGGTAGGTGGCCCGGAAAAGCGTTAATGTGTTTTTAAGTGGCCGCGCAATGCCTTAATGACCTCAAAAGGGAAGTCCCTAGATAGCCTTCGCTGGAAAACTAATTTGAAACATATAATATCTCGTATTAGGGGGATTACCGACAGGGGCGTTTAATAgaacttttaattaatgtcCTGCAAAAACTCATAATTTTTCCAGAATTACAAAATATCTACTGAAACGGAATGAAAAATCGCTGTTCTGTATTATCGAAATGTAGAATCTCCTACCTGGTAAAACAACAATCAGGTAATTGCACTGGTGGAATTAAAGAGTATTCTAAtggattttcattaaaaaaccaCGCAACAGGCAATGAGCCATTACGTTAAGGCGTCGATTAAGGAATTTACTACCAAACATCTGACCAGCACATGAATTAATCCCAGACCCACTTGAGGTTTTTTAATGATTGCCCTTGACCATAAACACTACAGCGTGTCACAGACCGGTTcgacatattttaaattataaaacgcCTCCCAAGAAGCAGGAATGAAATGTGTTACATTATTGACTGGTAtcatcatttaaaaaagaaaagaatcaTTAAACTCGTTAAAAACAAAcaggaaatttgttttattaccgCAGAACCCAAATAGATATTATTTAACTTCCACACTGAGCGTCTATGATAAATTGCATTACTTAATTCTACTTATAGGTATGATTTTGGTGCGTACTTTAATGCAATCAAGTCTTATTTCCTTTGGGCTGCATTCCATGACCTAGCCGAATACTTTATTGATCACTAAACGAGTAGTCAAAGGTTGAATAAACTCGAATTTTCTTAATATGCAGTAACGACGGATCTACGAGCAAGTAGGCAAACCAAATCCATACGAGACTGAACCTACGTGCTGTGCTCGACCTGCAGTACCTCGTTCGCACATCACACTGTTCAATATTATGTAACGTACCCCTCTGTCTTACTGGATTTAAATGCGGCTTTTTTAATTACAgcgaattttataatataccCGTGATACATTGGCGTTTCAACTTGGAGGTACAGTCAAACCAACTACAATAAACAGCTAAACTAGGTTAATGATTGCGAAAATGCATgagttttaacaataaaaggAGCAATTCAATCACAAAATATAGTTAGTGAAATTCCGCCCGTGACAACCAAACTCGGCGTTTAGTACGTGATTAAAGTCgtatatttaacaatttttgagaAGGTTGGAAGAAGCACAATAGATCTATGTATTATTAGACACATCTCTCCTATATCACTACCCTTAAAAATAAGAacaattgttgttattttcaaCCAATCTGAAGGAGTTCCAGTCAcgaaaaaacagtttttgaaatcaGCCCAACACCTCCAAAGTTACCACCTGGAGTGCGTACAAATTGGCATGTGGTTCTATCTCGCTGTGCtggatgttttttttcacCCATCGCGTTTTCACGTTCGCCCAGGTCATTTGGACGAGCGAAAAAGGCGCAATTTATCGATTTCAGGACATCTCTGAATGGAATGGCCCCGAAACGCTGACCCGACGGTCTAGAACCAATAGTACAATGGCAACAGAAATCGCCACCTCGATGAATCGGATATATTACactaactaataaaaaaaaatccacccTTGAATTATAAGTAATAATGTTATAAACGTTGACAAGAACTTTTACCTGCTATTTATATACATGCCCACACTTCTTAGACTGCCCCTAGATACTTCcgttactttaaaaaatgataagtCCAAAGAAAAGCggattttaatgattattaaGGTCTATTTGTTCCACTGTCAATTAAGCTAGGCTGATCGGGGCCAGACCTGGCACAGAAAGCCGCacaaaaaaatggaacaaatgagcctaaatggttttaaataCGATGCCACAAAAAGCCTTAACAAAGCGAATTATTATCAGCTGTTTGACCCTactttttctggaaaagaaCCTTGTGTATGGTGCTTATATCCGGGACCAGTTTATTGTACGAATCCGAAGAGGAAGTACCTCTTCCTGAAGGcctaaaatctaaaaaaataaatatcctcTAGGCAGAGAATGGGCGAAACAAGCGTACCCCTCCGTTTTGGTTAAAAGATTTCCTGTGGGTTGATTTATGGGCCTTTTATTGACAAGGAGGCACTTCATTGGCTGCCCGTCCAGCTGCCTGTTATGGTACGTGTCAACTGCTTTCTGGGCGTCTTTGAGATTCTTGTAAATAACTTCGGCGACCCCGGATCGCACTAATTTAGCCGAGAGGAGCTGACCGATGTCTTCAAACAATTCCTAgcgaaaaattacaaataaaacaatagcGGATTACACTCAACATGGTAAATTAATGCTCACTTTAATATCGTCTTCTGTAACAGTTGATTGGAGATTTGACACGACGATCCTATGACCGGCTGGTACCACCACTTTGGTTTTGGCCTGAGAAAGTATGCCGTGGGTGACCTGCTGTCTAGGAATACTGTCCAATCGCGAGTGCACATTGCTAATCCTAGTAGATCCTTTCAGGGCGATCCGGCTCACTGCAGATGACACCAATGGCATATCGTCATCCTCCTCAACTGCGTCCATATCGATATAACTGCTTGGTTGCACTCTCACTGGCCTGATGAGgaagttagttttttttccaaagaaatCCAGCAACAGTAAGTATGCTCATGTAGAGCTTATTTACACCGTTGACTATTGGCGATTCAAGCCAAGCCACACGTCATCTGTTGAAAATATATGAGGCTACCTGTAAAGCAGGTAAAACATCacctcaatttttatttgcattggATGTCCTCTTTGCTCTATTGCCTCAGTTACCACGTGACCCACTCATGTACATAATTATTAGATAGGTTCCCTTGCTTCGTTTCATTACATTTTGAGAATAAACGCTTATTTTTGCCTATGTTGGATCTGAGActcaaaagtaataaaaaagaattgaaGATATTTCTGGTTACAtcacaaaatttcatatttatcaTTAAGTATTGCTATTCACTTCAGTTCCTGTTAAGTTTAGAATTCTAGTGAAGCATCCAGAGGTTTCAATAGGGAGTTTGAATTTCACCAGCTTTGGAACAAATAGGAGATTCAATGTAAATCAAATGTAAGGTTACATTTTGGCTGCTGCAAGTGCATAAAGAAGAGCGCAAAAGAGTCATTTGAATCGccaattggcaaaaaaatttcgataaataaataatgaaacatACATTgacaaaactaaaaatcaagGCTTCACTTTAAAACGAGGATATGCAACTGATACATAAGAAAGCAGTGATTAATGGGTAATGGCAACATAGAGTTGTTCTTTCATCAAAGCAATATTCCAATAATCCAATTATATAACTGTGACAATATGGACGTAACGGTTGCACAGTTTTCAGATGTTACCATACAATGGATTCTCCTATTCTTTTTGTCTCATAAGGTAATTATTAATGGACAAAAAAGTCACAATGAGTTTTATCAACAAGAGATATTTTTGGACAAAGcacaagaaataaaaaaacgtttttcggATCAGGCTGGTGCAAATACTCACTTGCGTGTTATTAATTCTGGCCATGCCTGCTTTGCAAGCATTAGTTCCTCCCTCACAGCAGCCCTCACCGCTTGTCTAGTTGGCTCCAATGAACTTATTAAATGAGATGCAGGTTTAAGCTCTGGCTTAACCCATT
The sequence above is drawn from the Euwallacea fornicatus isolate EFF26 chromosome 38, ASM4011564v1, whole genome shotgun sequence genome and encodes:
- the LOC136349599 gene encoding polymerase delta-interacting protein 3-like isoform X1, whose translation is MAKESPLKRNANGRAKKKIINRQAKGTNLKSNPKFKKRLAKGKGKLTGKPIGNIQGARNVQDARQRLLQKKRINVVADARDVLAKKGQVQDARNRLDKMRSGRGGVAATKSSSTNSSVKVIGNSILQKVDRNGKISLITNKSRNQSDINLTIQKQLGLLAPSRPVMKRSPLRGVASQRAAPVRKTIINELNWNLGHELPPLDPLGREYDHALYKWVKPELKPASHLISSLEPTRQAVRAAVREELMLAKQAWPELITRKPVRVQPSSYIDMDAVEEDDDMPLVSSAVSRIALKGSTRISNVHSRLDSIPRQQVTHGILSQAKTKVVVPAGHRIVVSNLQSTVTEDDIKELFEDIGQLLSAKLVRSGVAEVIYKNLKDAQKAVDTYHNRQLDGQPMKCLLVNKRPINQPTGNLLTKTEGPSGRGTSSSDSYNKLVPDISTIHKVLFQKK